From Pan troglodytes isolate AG18354 chromosome 9, NHGRI_mPanTro3-v2.0_pri, whole genome shotgun sequence, the proteins below share one genomic window:
- the P2RY6 gene encoding P2Y purinoceptor 6 isoform X2, whose protein sequence is MEWDNGTGQALGLPPTTCVYSENFKQLLLPPVYSAVLAAGLPLNICVITQICTSRRALTRTAVYTLNLALADLLYACSLPLLIYNYAQGDHWPFGDFACRLVRFLFYANLHGSILFLTCISFQRYLGICHPLAPWHKRGGRRAAWLVCVAVWLAVTTQCLPTAIFAATGIQRNRTVCYDLSPPALATHYMPYGMALTVIGFLLPFAALLACYCLLARRLCRQDGPAEPVAQERRGKAARMAVVVAAAFAISFLPFHITKTAYLAVRSTPGVPCTVLEAFAAAYKGTRPFASANSVLDPILFYFTQKKFRRRPHELLQKLTAKWQRQGR, encoded by the coding sequence ATGGAATGGGACAATGGCACAGGCCAGGCTCTGGGCTTGCCACCCACCACCTGTGTCTACAGCGAGAACTTCAAGCAACTGCTGCTGCCACCTGTGTATTCGGCGGTGCTGGCGGCTGGCCTGCCGCTGAACATCTGTGTCATTACCCAGATCTGCACGTCCCGCCGGGCCCTGACCCGCACGGCCGTGTACACCCTAAACCTTGCTCTGGCTGACCTGCTATATGCCTGCTCCCTGCCCCTGCTCATCTACAACTATGCCCAAGGTGATCACTGGCCCTTTGGCGACTTCGCCTGCCGCCTGGTCCGCTTCCTCTTCTATGCCAACCTGCATGGCAGCATCCTCTTCCTCACCTGCATCAGCTTCCAGCGCTACCTGGGCATCTGCCACCCGCTGGCCCCCTGGCACAAACGTGGGGGCCGCCGGGCTGCCTGGCTAGTGTGTGTAGCCGTGTGGCTGGCCGTGACAACCCAGTGCCTGCCCACAGCCATCTTTGCTGCCACAGGCATCCAGCGTAACCGCACTGTCTGCTATGACCTCAGCCCGCCTGCCCTGGCCACCCACTATATGCCCTACGGCATGGCTCTCACTGTCATCGGCTTCCTGCTGCCCTTTGCTGCCCTGCTGGCCTGCTACTGTCTCCTGGCCCGCCGCCTGTGCCGCCAGGATGGCCCGGCAGAGCCTGTGGCCCAGGAGCGGCGTGGCAAGGCGGCCCGCATGGCCGTGGTGGTGGCTGCTGCTTTTGCCATCAGCTTCCTACCTTTTCACATCACCAAGACAGCCTACCTGGCAGTGCGCTCAACGCCGGGCGTCCCCTGCACTGTATTGGAGGCCTTTGCAGCGGCCTACAAAGGCACGCGGCCGTTTGCCAGTGCCAACAGCGTGCTGGACCCCATCCTCTTCTACTTCACCCAGAAGAAGTTCCGTCGGCGACCACATGAGCTCCTACAGAAACTCACAGCCAAATGGCAGAGGCAGGGTCGCTGA